The genomic stretch TCTTTTTATTTACTGGTACATTAAAAGAAAATATTGCTTACGGTAAGCTAAATGCATCTAATGAGGAGATTGAAGAAGCAGCAAGAAAAGCTCATCTAACAGATTTAATCGCTTCATTGCCAGATGGTTATGAAACTCAAATTGGTGAGAGAGGATTAAAGCTTTCAGGAGGACAAAAGCAGCGCTTAGCAATCGCTAGAATGTTTTTGAAAAATCCGCCAATCCTAATACTAGATGAAGCAACATCAGCATTAGATACAGAGACAGAGGCAATCATCCAAGAAGCTTTGAATGACTTATCAAAAGATCGTACAACGTTAGTAATCGCTCATAGATTAGGCACAATTAAAAAAGCAGATCGAATTTTAGTAATAACAGAAGAAGGTATTGCTGAAGATGGTACTCATAAAGAACTACTATCACAGGAAGATGGAATTTTTGCTAAGCTTCATGCTCATCAAATTTAACATTTTTAAAGAAGGTGTTTTGTATTGATTGAAAATTTTACTGGTAAAGCAGATTTATATTCGAAGCATAGACCGAGTTATCCGAAAGAATATATCAATAATTTACTCTCTGAAAATCAATTAAGTGAGAGTAGTGTCATTGCAGACATTGGTTCAGGGACAGGTATTTTAACTAAACTTTTACTTGAAAAAAAGTTACATGTTATAGCAATTGAACCGAATGATGATATGCGGAGAAACGCAGAGAAGGCTCTGAATAAATACGAAAAATATAAGTCAATTAATGCAGCAGCTGAAAATACTTCATTACAAAATAATAGTGTTGATTTAATAACAGTAGGACAAGCATTTCACTGGTTTGATAAAGAAAAATTCAAATTAGAATGCAAACGCGTTTTAAAAGAGAGTTCACAAGTCTCTCTAGTTTGGAATAGCAAAGACTTATCAAGCCCAATAATGATTGAATTGCAGGAGATTTGCAAAGAAACTTGTCCTAAGTTTAATGGTTTTAGTGGTGGAATAGAAGATACACCAGATGTTTATGACCAATTTTTTAAAGATGGTATTTTTGAAATAAAAGTTTATAAAAATGATCTTGAAATGGATTTAGAAGGATTTTTAGGTAGGAACATGTCATCTTCCTTTTCTCCATTACGTGGGGAAAAAGAATATGAGACATATAGAAGTGCACTAGGCAATTTATTTAATAAGTATAGTTTAAATGGTAAAATCGTTTATCCTTATATTACTAAAAGTTATTTAGGGCATGTGTAAATCTAACAAAGGGGCAACGTATATTTTTACGTTGCCTCTTTATTGTACATTTTGTC from Arthrobacter citreus encodes the following:
- a CDS encoding class I SAM-dependent methyltransferase, which gives rise to MIENFTGKADLYSKHRPSYPKEYINNLLSENQLSESSVIADIGSGTGILTKLLLEKKLHVIAIEPNDDMRRNAEKALNKYEKYKSINAAAENTSLQNNSVDLITVGQAFHWFDKEKFKLECKRVLKESSQVSLVWNSKDLSSPIMIELQEICKETCPKFNGFSGGIEDTPDVYDQFFKDGIFEIKVYKNDLEMDLEGFLGRNMSSSFSPLRGEKEYETYRSALGNLFNKYSLNGKIVYPYITKSYLGHV